In Nocardia asteroides, a single genomic region encodes these proteins:
- a CDS encoding ABC transporter permease, with product MAQFLQFVFLGLSTGAVYAVLASSLVAVHAATGIINFAQGAFALWAVYVVAALRTDGTFVLPVGSISLGSEDAPPAMLPAVVLGVGSAAVWALLAHLAVFRPLRQAPVLAQVVASVGLMLFIQALVGLRFDTENLFAQPILPDDTVKVAGATVNVSDLILAGVAIAVAALLYAYFSRTTAGIATRAGSEDELAARLTGYSPDRLAAIVWVLTGAACGLIGVLAAYTIGLNETSYTFYVIPALAAALVGRLASFGVACAAGLLLGSFQAVILWADSKDVFPNWAQAGLGDAVPFVVVIVALFLLGGRIPARGSLGAVRMPAVQIPRIRVVPTVLVVALAVAAIVCTTGTWRFGVVTSIILSLIALSLVLLTGYLGQISLASMAFAGAAGFALSKLADSWSLPFPLGMIAAALVATALGVLVGVPALRIRGAQLAVVTLAAALAIQSFVFNNPSLTPAQGNLIADPQLFGIDLGVRAGTDLVTLRFALMVLVVVTICTLLVMRIMGGATGRALLAVRSNERAAASVGIDVASTKLLGFAVSAFLAGIGGCLIGYSRGQLSAASFTVMIGLTVLAMTYVGGITSVSGAFIAGTAGPLGVGYVFLNQTLELGEYYELIAAGVLLLMAVLNPVGVAGAIAEARQHLRTATARRSAPAPVADANEKAAAHA from the coding sequence ATGGCCCAGTTCCTGCAGTTCGTCTTTCTCGGCCTGTCGACCGGCGCGGTGTACGCGGTCCTGGCATCGTCGCTGGTCGCGGTGCATGCCGCGACGGGGATCATCAATTTCGCGCAGGGCGCCTTCGCGCTGTGGGCGGTCTACGTCGTGGCCGCGCTGCGCACCGACGGAACCTTCGTGCTGCCCGTCGGCAGCATCTCGCTCGGCAGCGAGGACGCCCCGCCGGCCATGCTGCCGGCCGTCGTCCTGGGCGTCGGCTCGGCCGCCGTCTGGGCGCTGCTCGCGCACCTGGCCGTGTTCCGGCCGCTGCGGCAGGCGCCGGTGCTGGCCCAGGTGGTGGCCTCGGTCGGGCTGATGCTGTTCATCCAGGCCCTGGTCGGGCTGCGGTTCGACACCGAGAACCTGTTCGCCCAGCCGATCCTGCCCGACGACACGGTGAAAGTCGCCGGGGCGACGGTGAATGTCTCCGACCTGATCCTCGCCGGTGTCGCGATCGCCGTCGCGGCCCTGCTCTACGCTTACTTCAGCCGCACGACCGCCGGTATCGCGACCCGCGCGGGCTCCGAGGACGAACTCGCTGCCCGCCTCACCGGCTACTCCCCCGATCGGCTCGCCGCCATCGTCTGGGTGCTGACCGGCGCCGCCTGCGGCCTGATCGGCGTGCTGGCCGCCTACACGATCGGCCTGAACGAGACGAGCTACACCTTCTACGTGATCCCCGCGCTGGCCGCGGCGCTGGTCGGCCGGCTGGCCTCGTTCGGCGTCGCCTGCGCGGCCGGGCTGCTGCTCGGCTCCTTCCAGGCGGTCATCCTGTGGGCCGATTCCAAGGACGTCTTCCCGAACTGGGCACAGGCCGGGCTCGGGGACGCGGTGCCGTTCGTCGTCGTGATCGTCGCGCTGTTCCTGCTCGGTGGCCGCATCCCGGCCCGCGGTTCGCTCGGCGCGGTGCGGATGCCCGCCGTGCAGATCCCGCGCATCCGGGTGGTGCCGACGGTGCTGGTCGTGGCGCTCGCGGTCGCCGCGATCGTCTGCACCACGGGGACCTGGCGTTTCGGCGTGGTCACCTCGATCATCCTGTCGCTGATCGCGCTGTCGCTGGTGCTGCTCACCGGCTACCTCGGTCAGATCTCGCTTGCCAGTATGGCTTTCGCGGGGGCGGCCGGATTCGCGCTGTCCAAGCTGGCCGACAGCTGGAGCCTGCCCTTCCCGCTCGGCATGATCGCGGCGGCCCTGGTCGCCACCGCGCTCGGTGTCCTGGTCGGCGTACCGGCCCTCCGCATCCGCGGCGCGCAGCTGGCGGTGGTGACGCTGGCCGCGGCCCTGGCAATCCAGAGCTTCGTGTTCAACAATCCGTCGCTCACCCCGGCGCAGGGCAACCTCATCGCCGACCCGCAGCTCTTCGGCATCGACCTCGGTGTCCGCGCGGGCACCGACCTGGTGACCCTGCGGTTCGCGCTGATGGTCCTGGTCGTGGTGACGATCTGCACGCTGCTGGTCATGCGGATCATGGGCGGCGCCACCGGGCGCGCCCTGCTCGCCGTGCGCTCCAACGAGCGCGCGGCCGCCTCGGTCGGCATCGACGTGGCGTCGACGAAACTCCTCGGCTTCGCCGTCTCGGCCTTCCTCGCCGGAATCGGCGGCTGCCTCATCGGGTACAGCCGCGGCCAGCTCTCGGCGGCCTCGTTCACCGTCATGATCGGGCTGACCGTGCTGGCGATGACCTACGTCGGCGGCATCACCTCGGTCTCCGGCGCGTTCATCGCGGGCACGGCGGGGCCGCTCGGGGTCGGCTACGTCTTCCTCAACCAGACCCTCGAGCTGGGCGAGTACTACGAACTCATCGCCGCGGGCGTGCTGCTGCTGATGGCGGTGCTCAACCCGGTCGGCGTGGCCGGTGCGATCGCCGAGGCGCGACAGCACCTGCGAACGGCGACAGCCCGCCGATCCGCACCCGCGCCGGTCGCCGACGCGAACGAGAAGGCAGCGGCCCATGCCTGA
- a CDS encoding ABC transporter ATP-binding protein, protein MPDTTTLLRTGQLSVRYGGVVANSGIDITVGSGEIVGLIGPNGAGKTTFVDAVTGFTEATGAVTLEGTRLDRLGPHRRRRAGLARTWQAGELFGDLTVEQNLAVALQRTGVRSLFTDILGRSAPPRDTIGAALELVGVPGVGDRRPGELTLGQQKLVGVARALVGGSRVVLLDEPAAGLDTHESVEFGQHLRRVAASGIGVLLIDHDMQLVLDICARLYVLDFGVVIAGGEPAVIREDPKVIAAYLGTTSHSDDPPATTARPAGASE, encoded by the coding sequence ATGCCTGACACCACGACCCTGTTGCGCACCGGGCAGCTCTCGGTGCGCTACGGCGGCGTCGTCGCCAACTCCGGCATCGACATCACCGTCGGCTCCGGCGAGATCGTCGGCCTCATCGGGCCCAACGGCGCGGGCAAGACCACCTTCGTCGACGCGGTCACCGGGTTCACCGAGGCCACCGGCGCGGTCACCCTCGAGGGCACCCGGCTGGACCGGCTCGGCCCGCACCGCCGCCGCCGCGCCGGACTGGCCCGCACCTGGCAGGCGGGCGAACTGTTCGGCGACCTCACCGTGGAGCAGAACCTCGCCGTCGCCCTGCAGCGGACCGGCGTGCGGTCGCTGTTCACCGATATCCTCGGCCGCTCCGCGCCGCCGCGCGACACCATCGGGGCAGCACTGGAGCTGGTCGGGGTGCCCGGTGTCGGCGACCGCCGCCCCGGCGAGCTGACCCTCGGCCAGCAGAAACTGGTCGGCGTCGCCCGTGCCCTCGTCGGCGGCTCCCGGGTGGTGCTGCTCGACGAACCCGCGGCGGGCCTCGACACCCACGAGAGCGTCGAGTTCGGGCAGCACCTGCGCCGGGTGGCCGCCTCCGGAATCGGCGTCCTGCTGATCGACCACGACATGCAACTCGTGCTAGACATCTGCGCGCGGCTGTACGTGCTCGACTTCGGCGTCGTCATCGCCGGGGGCGAACCCGCCGTGATCCGGGAGGACCCGAAGGTGATCGCCGCCTACCTGGGCACCACGAGCCACAGCGACGACCCCCCTGCGACCACCGCCCGACCGGCAGGAGCGAGCGAATGA
- a CDS encoding ABC transporter ATP-binding protein, whose protein sequence is MTSPALDLAAITVGYGGVPAVRDLDLRARPGEILALLGPNGAGKTTTLLAAVGALPLISGTITALGAPLDRRVERNARRGVILVPDSRGVFHRLSVEDNLRLARRRNSPAIDDVLDYFPKLRTLRSRGCGTLSGGEQQMLALAKALLCAPKVLLIDELSLGLAPIAVEELLPRLREIADDQHMAVVLVEQHIELALSIADSALVLHHGRAALTGPAAELRGRRDRVEAAYFGTLDTAGGPIGS, encoded by the coding sequence ATGACCAGCCCCGCACTGGATCTTGCGGCGATCACCGTCGGCTACGGCGGCGTGCCCGCGGTCCGCGACCTGGACCTGCGGGCGCGGCCCGGCGAGATCCTCGCACTGCTCGGCCCGAACGGCGCGGGCAAGACCACCACGCTGCTGGCCGCCGTCGGCGCGCTGCCACTGATCTCGGGAACCATCACGGCGCTGGGCGCACCGCTGGATCGGCGGGTCGAGCGCAATGCCCGCCGCGGCGTGATCCTCGTCCCGGACAGCCGCGGCGTGTTCCACCGGCTCTCCGTCGAGGACAATCTGCGGCTGGCGCGGCGTAGGAACAGCCCGGCCATCGACGACGTGCTGGACTACTTCCCCAAGCTGCGCACGCTGCGCTCGCGCGGCTGCGGCACCCTCTCCGGCGGGGAACAGCAGATGCTGGCCCTGGCCAAGGCGCTGCTCTGCGCGCCGAAGGTGCTACTGATCGATGAACTCAGCCTCGGGCTCGCCCCCATCGCGGTCGAGGAGCTGCTGCCGCGGCTGCGCGAGATCGCCGACGACCAGCACATGGCCGTCGTCCTGGTGGAGCAGCACATCGAGCTGGCGCTCTCGATCGCCGATTCGGCGCTGGTGCTGCACCACGGCCGGGCCGCGCTCACCGGCCCGGCCGCCGAACTGCGCGGGCGCCGCGACAGGGTCGAGGCGGCGTACTTCGGTACCCTCGACACCGCGGGTGGCCCGATCGGGAGCTGA
- a CDS encoding TetR/AcrR family transcriptional regulator: MTETGQRARRSTRNRPTDTQLLDAACAVMAEVGVDRATMDTIAQRADTSRVTLYAHFGSRDALVDAVLERELEKLTTWMFEIYDHGETMQYGPRAAYSIESLFDYARRHPSGFRVLLDNRYADTHPVRRLSATLEPRIAERLRANYAERGTPIDGGAETLAALLLGISLDVAYRAVIVDGSDIAVACELAVTASLAVLRAVEPAQLRALDADRPRAR; this comes from the coding sequence GTGACCGAGACCGGTCAGCGGGCACGGCGCAGCACCCGCAACCGCCCCACCGACACCCAGCTGCTCGACGCCGCCTGCGCGGTGATGGCCGAGGTCGGGGTCGACCGCGCCACCATGGACACCATTGCCCAGCGCGCCGACACCTCGCGGGTGACCCTCTACGCCCACTTCGGCTCCAGGGACGCCCTCGTCGACGCCGTGCTCGAACGCGAACTCGAGAAGCTCACCACCTGGATGTTCGAGATCTACGACCACGGCGAGACGATGCAGTACGGCCCGCGCGCCGCGTACTCGATCGAATCGCTCTTCGACTACGCGCGCCGCCACCCCAGTGGGTTCCGCGTCCTGCTCGACAATCGCTACGCCGACACCCACCCGGTGCGGCGGCTCTCCGCCACGCTCGAACCGCGGATCGCGGAACGGTTGCGCGCCAACTACGCCGAGCGCGGCACCCCCATCGACGGGGGCGCCGAGACCCTCGCCGCCCTGCTGCTCGGCATCAGCCTCGACGTCGCCTACCGCGCGGTCATCGTCGACGGCTCGGACATCGCTGTGGCCTGCGAGCTCGCCGTCACCGCCTCGCTGGCGGTGTTGCGCGCGGTCGAGCCCGCTCAGCTGCGCGCCCTGGACGCCGACCGGCCCCGCGCGCGCTGA
- a CDS encoding class I SAM-dependent methyltransferase, with protein MTTSQQQRTGKPGTGTSTDDPAAAEAVYLDATRQLLEPLGVRDGDVVVDVGPGAGSATVALAQAVGARGRVYAVDLDHSMLEATRAAAKQAGLADRIRPICHDIEDGAPPLPEPADAVWSSWCVHHARDWDAAARALLGVLRPGGVLCLAEGGLPTRCLPWDIGIGRPGLEVRLDEAHDRHFTQWFFGRPGARRPARGWAEILTGAGLSEVTAFTALVDIPAPLSAEVRAVVLAELAARVRRAGPFLTADDAAAWAELLDPAAPAWLGHRADLTLLTARTGFRGRKPER; from the coding sequence GTGACGACCAGCCAGCAGCAGCGGACCGGCAAGCCGGGCACCGGCACCTCGACCGACGATCCGGCGGCAGCCGAGGCGGTCTACCTCGACGCGACCAGGCAGCTGCTGGAGCCGCTCGGGGTGCGCGACGGCGATGTCGTTGTCGATGTCGGCCCCGGTGCGGGCTCGGCGACGGTCGCGCTGGCGCAGGCGGTGGGCGCGCGCGGGCGCGTCTACGCGGTCGATCTCGACCACTCCATGCTCGAGGCGACGCGGGCGGCCGCGAAACAGGCCGGCTTGGCCGACCGGATCCGCCCGATCTGCCACGACATCGAGGACGGGGCGCCGCCGCTCCCCGAGCCCGCCGACGCGGTCTGGTCGTCGTGGTGCGTGCACCACGCCCGCGACTGGGACGCCGCCGCTCGCGCGCTGCTCGGCGTGCTGCGCCCGGGCGGGGTGCTGTGCCTGGCCGAGGGCGGGCTGCCGACCCGCTGCCTGCCCTGGGATATCGGCATCGGGCGCCCCGGGTTGGAGGTCCGGCTGGACGAGGCGCACGACCGGCACTTCACCCAGTGGTTCTTCGGCAGGCCGGGCGCGCGGCGGCCCGCGCGCGGCTGGGCCGAGATCCTCACCGGCGCCGGGCTTTCCGAAGTCACCGCGTTCACCGCGTTGGTCGACATCCCGGCCCCGCTGAGCGCCGAGGTCCGCGCAGTGGTGCTGGCCGAGCTGGCGGCCCGGGTGCGCCGGGCCGGGCCGTTCCTCACCGCCGACGACGCCGCCGCCTGGGCCGAGCTGCTCGACCCAGCCGCACCGGCCTGGCTCGGCCACCGCGCCGACCTCACCCTGCTCACCGCGCGCACCGGGTTTCGCGGCCGCAAGCCGGAGCGCTGA
- a CDS encoding aminotransferase class V-fold PLP-dependent enzyme: protein MPDPTLTRLAEWQRGLRAQFPIIAGNPDLAYLDNAATTQKPTAVLDAVTEYLTTGNANAARGAYPWGTATTARIEAARDRVRTALGDNGTESTVEFVDGTSGGLRAVAGDWLAGQLRDGDELIVPFGDHEANLRPWLDLRDRLERGGIRIRVLALPVDPASGDYDHRALPALVGPRTRFVAATHVHHVFGADMNLHRVRAAVGPDVPICVDAAQAVGHRPVSVAELDADFLVFSGHKMLALPGVGAVWARNRLGPRFELGGWRGTPNTAGIVSLAAALDWLDAAGLPELLAWTTALTARLTDGLRRFPDVEVLGCQDSLAAGSPVQRREGIVTFRHARVRSDDLGFVLADEGIMVRADSHCQAGRDSRDHAVRVSVHVYNTPDEIDRVLAVVRRCAEMPS, encoded by the coding sequence GTGCCCGACCCGACCCTGACCCGGCTGGCGGAGTGGCAGCGCGGCCTGCGCGCGCAGTTCCCGATCATCGCCGGAAACCCCGATCTCGCCTACCTGGACAACGCCGCGACCACCCAGAAGCCCACCGCGGTGCTCGACGCCGTCACCGAGTACCTGACCACCGGCAATGCCAATGCCGCGCGCGGCGCCTACCCGTGGGGGACAGCGACCACCGCCCGGATCGAGGCCGCCCGGGACCGGGTCCGGACGGCGCTGGGCGACAACGGAACCGAGTCGACCGTCGAGTTCGTCGACGGCACCAGCGGCGGGCTGCGCGCGGTGGCGGGCGACTGGCTCGCCGGGCAGCTGCGCGACGGCGACGAGCTCATCGTCCCCTTCGGCGACCACGAGGCGAACCTGCGGCCCTGGCTCGACCTGCGGGACCGGCTGGAGCGCGGCGGAATCCGGATCCGGGTGCTGGCGCTGCCGGTCGACCCGGCCTCCGGCGACTACGACCACCGCGCGCTGCCCGCGCTCGTCGGCCCGCGCACCCGGTTCGTCGCGGCCACCCACGTGCACCACGTGTTCGGCGCGGACATGAACCTGCACCGGGTGCGGGCCGCGGTCGGGCCCGACGTGCCGATCTGCGTCGACGCCGCGCAGGCTGTCGGGCACCGGCCGGTGTCGGTGGCCGAGCTCGACGCCGATTTCCTGGTGTTCTCCGGGCACAAGATGCTCGCGCTGCCCGGGGTCGGCGCGGTCTGGGCGCGCAACCGGCTCGGCCCGCGGTTCGAGCTCGGCGGCTGGCGCGGCACCCCGAACACCGCCGGGATCGTGAGCCTCGCGGCGGCGCTGGACTGGCTCGACGCCGCCGGGCTGCCCGAACTCCTCGCCTGGACGACGGCGCTCACCGCCCGGCTCACCGACGGGCTGCGCCGGTTCCCCGACGTCGAGGTGCTCGGCTGCCAGGACAGCCTCGCCGCGGGCTCGCCCGTGCAGCGCCGGGAGGGCATCGTGACCTTCCGGCACGCTCGGGTCCGCTCCGACGACCTCGGTTTCGTGCTCGCCGACGAGGGGATCATGGTCCGCGCCGACAGCCACTGCCAGGCCGGGCGGGACTCCCGCGACCACGCGGTGCGGGTGAGCGTGCACGTCTACAACACCCCGGACGAGATCGACCGGGTGCTCGCCGTGGTCCGGCGCTGCGCGGAGATGCCGAGCTGA
- a CDS encoding pyridoxal-phosphate dependent enzyme gives MRFESILDVVGDTPLVRIAPEVHGLTAIDLYAKLEMLNPFGSVKDRPAWNMVRDELPGAVERGDAVVELSSGNTAKALAVIAAMHGLPFRSVTNRMRVPEVKELLLLLGAQIEELPGRTECLDPTDTEDPLTRMYRSLAADGTGYLHTDQYFNPRNRDAHRVGTAPEIIEDLDGNGPDVFIACVGTAGSSTGVAGVLWERNPAVSVLGLVAAKSDFIPGIRTIDEVNEVGLFDPANYDSIDAVTAEEAIEGMLVLNRRCGILGGPTSGAAYAGALRHLTALDATLTERRTAVFIVCDRVESYLSYIRKRRPDLFNQPERADSVGSVTAAELAAVPQPDVAAAREWIAAEHPLVVDLRGSFAYTARHIPDSINIVDELFGELTRGGLPFGATRPVLLVCPIGEQSARYAALLARMGHRDARSLRGGVVAWRDAGAPLVRD, from the coding sequence GTGAGGTTCGAGAGCATTCTCGATGTCGTCGGCGATACGCCGCTGGTGCGGATCGCGCCGGAGGTGCACGGGCTGACCGCCATCGACCTCTACGCCAAGCTGGAGATGCTCAACCCGTTCGGCTCGGTGAAGGACCGGCCCGCCTGGAACATGGTCCGCGACGAGCTGCCCGGCGCGGTCGAGCGCGGCGACGCGGTGGTCGAGCTCTCCAGCGGCAATACCGCCAAGGCGCTGGCGGTGATCGCGGCCATGCACGGGCTCCCGTTCAGGAGCGTGACCAATCGGATGCGGGTGCCCGAGGTCAAGGAGTTGCTGCTGCTGCTCGGCGCGCAGATCGAGGAGCTGCCCGGCCGCACCGAGTGCCTCGACCCCACCGACACCGAGGACCCGCTGACCCGCATGTACCGCTCGCTCGCCGCGGACGGCACCGGCTACCTGCACACCGACCAGTACTTCAACCCGCGCAACCGGGACGCGCACCGCGTCGGCACCGCGCCGGAGATCATCGAGGATCTGGACGGCAACGGCCCCGACGTCTTCATCGCCTGCGTCGGCACCGCGGGCTCGTCGACCGGGGTGGCCGGGGTGCTGTGGGAGCGCAACCCGGCGGTCTCCGTGCTCGGGTTGGTCGCGGCCAAGAGCGATTTCATCCCGGGCATCCGCACTATCGACGAGGTCAACGAGGTCGGGCTCTTCGACCCCGCGAACTACGACAGCATCGACGCGGTCACCGCCGAGGAGGCGATCGAGGGCATGCTCGTGCTGAACCGCCGCTGCGGCATCCTCGGCGGCCCCACCTCCGGCGCCGCCTACGCAGGCGCGCTGCGGCACCTGACCGCGCTGGACGCCACGCTCACCGAGCGCCGCACCGCCGTCTTCATCGTGTGCGACCGGGTCGAGAGCTACCTGAGCTACATCCGCAAACGCCGCCCCGACCTGTTCAACCAGCCGGAGCGCGCCGACTCGGTCGGCTCCGTCACCGCCGCCGAGCTCGCCGCCGTGCCCCAGCCCGACGTCGCCGCCGCCCGGGAGTGGATCGCCGCGGAGCACCCGCTCGTGGTCGACCTGCGCGGCTCCTTCGCCTACACCGCGCGGCACATCCCGGACTCGATCAATATCGTCGACGAGCTCTTCGGCGAGCTCACCCGCGGCGGGTTGCCGTTCGGCGCGACCCGGCCGGTGCTCCTGGTCTGCCCCATCGGCGAGCAATCCGCGCGCTACGCCGCCCTGCTCGCCCGGATGGGGCACCGCGACGCGCGCAGCCTGCGCGGCGGCGTCGTCGCCTGGCGGGACGCGGGCGCACCGCTGGTCAGGGACTGA
- a CDS encoding Y4yA family PLP-dependent enzyme produces MDADLVLRPRVDGLLTEVLADPGRLGELVQALGSPLNLVLPQRLAENAAAFGAVYERHRLSGTIYFAHKANRSSALVRELAATGCGIDVASLGELRHALAAGFTGDRIMATGPKDTEFLWLAARVGAVVSADSAPELSALAGIVARFGLDPVQVMIRFGGFDSPGVPILSRPSRFGVHAGELPVVLDLLENHRRELRLLGTAFHLDTTGIEEKALALEGCLVAMSAALARGFAPTAIDIGGGFGVNYLAARQDWDRYTTELGRAVLGQRPPLTWQNHGYGLRAEGGTLRGALGLYPAHRRPAGADYLAELLAHESAALGRPLATLLLENLYDLHIEPGRALTDQCGLTLARVAEVRTLHSGDVLVRLAANSRDISIEDHAVLMDPLLLPVCREPGAPAAVYLGGNLCLEDDFLTRRAVLLPQLPAPGDLLAFVNTAGYFMDFAAGPALMQAEARTVAVYPAAGGWGWCLDEQYWPGKGDRS; encoded by the coding sequence GTGGACGCGGATCTGGTCCTGAGACCACGGGTGGACGGTTTGCTGACCGAGGTGCTCGCCGACCCGGGGCGGCTCGGCGAGCTGGTCCAGGCGCTCGGCTCGCCGCTGAACCTGGTCCTCCCGCAGCGGCTGGCCGAGAACGCCGCGGCGTTCGGCGCGGTCTACGAGCGACATCGGCTGAGCGGCACGATCTACTTCGCGCACAAGGCGAACCGGTCGAGCGCGCTGGTCCGGGAGCTCGCGGCGACCGGCTGCGGCATCGACGTCGCCTCGCTGGGGGAGCTGCGGCACGCGCTCGCGGCCGGGTTCACCGGCGACCGGATCATGGCGACCGGCCCCAAGGACACCGAGTTCCTGTGGCTCGCGGCCCGGGTCGGCGCGGTGGTGAGCGCGGACTCCGCGCCGGAGCTGTCCGCGCTGGCCGGGATCGTCGCCCGATTCGGCCTCGACCCGGTGCAGGTGATGATCCGGTTCGGCGGTTTCGATTCTCCCGGCGTGCCGATCCTGAGCAGGCCGAGCCGCTTCGGGGTGCACGCCGGCGAGCTGCCCGTCGTGCTCGACCTCCTCGAGAACCACCGGAGGGAGCTGCGGCTGCTCGGCACCGCCTTCCACCTCGACACCACCGGCATCGAGGAGAAGGCGCTCGCGCTGGAGGGCTGCCTGGTGGCGATGAGCGCCGCCCTCGCCCGCGGCTTCGCCCCGACCGCCATCGATATCGGCGGCGGCTTCGGCGTGAACTACCTGGCCGCGCGCCAGGACTGGGATCGCTACACCACCGAGCTCGGCCGCGCGGTTCTCGGTCAGCGCCCGCCCCTGACCTGGCAGAACCACGGTTACGGGCTGCGGGCTGAGGGCGGAACGCTGCGCGGCGCACTCGGCCTCTACCCGGCGCACCGCCGGCCGGCGGGCGCCGACTACCTGGCGGAGCTGCTCGCCCACGAATCCGCCGCGCTGGGCAGGCCGCTGGCGACGCTGCTGCTGGAGAACCTCTACGACCTGCACATCGAACCCGGGCGCGCGCTCACCGACCAGTGCGGCCTGACCCTCGCCCGCGTCGCCGAGGTCCGCACCCTGCACTCCGGCGACGTGCTGGTCCGGCTCGCCGCCAACTCGCGCGACATCAGCATCGAAGACCATGCCGTGCTGATGGATCCGCTGCTGCTGCCGGTGTGCCGCGAGCCGGGCGCACCGGCCGCGGTGTACCTCGGCGGCAACCTCTGCCTGGAGGACGACTTCCTGACCCGCCGCGCGGTGCTGCTGCCGCAGCTGCCCGCGCCGGGCGATCTGCTCGCCTTCGTGAACACGGCGGGCTACTTCATGGATTTCGCCGCGGGCCCCGCGCTGATGCAGGCCGAGGCCCGCACGGTGGCGGTCTACCCCGCGGCGGGTGGCTGGGGCTGGTGTCTCGACGAGCAGTACTGGCCGGGGAAAGGTGACCGATCGTGA
- a CDS encoding VOC family protein, which produces MISLLGINHLTLATTELDRLVGFYTGLLGAREAFARAATASAPRIAVLDVGAADHLMIVETAAAEPGGLDPLGNAGWGLRVGSYEQLCAVRARILEAGQPVGTIETLPTQWTMTAYDPDGRAVDIRAHR; this is translated from the coding sequence ATGATCTCGCTGCTCGGCATCAACCATCTGACGCTCGCCACCACCGAACTCGACCGCCTCGTCGGCTTCTACACCGGGCTACTCGGCGCGCGCGAGGCTTTCGCGCGGGCGGCGACGGCCTCCGCTCCGCGCATCGCCGTCCTCGACGTCGGCGCGGCCGATCATCTGATGATCGTCGAGACCGCCGCCGCCGAGCCGGGCGGCCTCGATCCGCTCGGGAACGCGGGGTGGGGTTTACGGGTGGGGTCCTACGAGCAGTTGTGCGCGGTGCGTGCCCGCATCCTGGAGGCCGGGCAGCCGGTGGGGACGATCGAGACGCTGCCGACGCAGTGGACGATGACCGCCTACGACCCGGACGGGCGGGCCGTGGATATCCGCGCCCACCGGTGA